In Dermacentor albipictus isolate Rhodes 1998 colony chromosome 6, USDA_Dalb.pri_finalv2, whole genome shotgun sequence, the following proteins share a genomic window:
- the Ns1 gene encoding guanine nucleotide-binding protein-like 3 homolog isoform X1: MPNMKNKMSKRVSCRQRYKVEKKVRQHLKKKKKEAKKNPNKHKPKDPGIPNSLPFKGALLKEAQLQQQMREEQRRRQKEARQDQHAKHRDLGELQADAVKRQAQHAAVSGLLIDHLVQTGQDHLLKELSNRTGYQELRKVVEAADVVLQVLDARDPLGTRSPQLEQLVQSRGKRLVLLLNKIDLIPRENLTKWLRYLRRELPTIAFKASTQTQKKHLSQQRAAPDVETRACLGAQLLLKLLGNYCRNQGIQGCITVGVVGYPNVGKSSLVNSLKRTRACTVGAVPGVTKYMQRVQLDSHVWLLDSPGVVLASGDATEATVALRNAKSPQSLEDPVGPACSILRRASREQLMLQYRLPEYGSPEELLLMLAKRMGRLRKGALPDAAAAARKILSDWNCGRIKYCTEPPEDKSNVEGSSIVSALGAEFDLDAIAEEEERELKGLPVVRPMDVVPLESMGTADMAPEEETSTSMDTGQESSGPQWTAEAPRKKATSAKVTSKSESGIESGLQQNKARRKEFKKMLKKRKRSDKVASALSDSLESALAGLGGSE; this comes from the exons ATGCCGAACATGAAGA ACAAAATGAGCAAGCGGGTGTCGTGCCGGCAGCGCTACAAAGTAGAAAAGAAG GTACGGCAGcacttgaagaagaaaaagaaggaggcAAAGAAGAACCCGAACAAAC ACAAGCCAAAGGATCCTGGCATTCCCAACAGCCTTCCCTTCAAGGGGGCGCTGCTCAAGGAGGcacagctgcagcagcagatgcGTGAGGAACAGCGGCGTCGCCAGAAAGAAGCTCGGCAGGATCAACATGCCAAACACCGTGACCTTGGCGAATTACAAGCCGACGCTGTTAAACGCCAAGCCCAGCACGCTGCTGTCAGT ggctTGCTGATTGACCATCTGGTGCAGACAGGCCAGGATCATTTGCTTAAGGAGCTGTCTAACCGAACAGGTTACCAAGAACTGCGGAAAGTTGTGGAGGCTGCCGATGTTGTGCTCCAG GTTCTTGATGCCAGGGATCCATTGGGCACACGCAGTCCGCAGTTAGAGCAGCTGGTGCAGTCGCGGGGTAAACGCCTTGTGCTGCTCCTCAACAAGATTG ACTTGATCCCACGGGAAAACTTGACAAAGTGGCTACGTTACCTGCGCCGAGAGCTTCCCACCATTGCCTTCAAGGCATCCACTCAGACCCAGAAGAAGCACCTG TCTCAGCAGAGGGCAGCTCCTGATGTGGAGACACGGGCCTGCCTGGGTGCCCAGCTATTGCTCAAGCTGCTTGGGAACTACTGCCGCAACCAGGGGATCCAGGGGTGCATTACAGTCGGTGTTGTAG GCTATCCAAATGTGGGCAAGAGCAGCCTTGTCAACAGCCTGAAGAGGACGCGAGCCTGCACAGTTGGAGCTGTACCAGGTGTCACCAA GTACATGCAGCGTGTCCAGCTGGACAGCCACGTGTGGCTTCTGGACAGCCCCGGTGTGGTTCTGGCTTCGGGTGATGCGACAGAAGCCACGGTGGCGCTGCGTAATGCCAAGAGCCCCCAGTCTCTGGAAGACCCCGTGGGGCCCGCCTGCTCCATCCTGCGACGGGCGTCACGTGAGCAGCTCATGCTCCAGTACAGGCTGCCTGAATATGGCTCGCCTGAAGAGCTGCTGCTCATGCTGGCCAAGCGCATGGGACGACTTCGCAAAGGCGCCCTGCCCGACGCAGCTGCGGCAGCCCGCAAGATCCTTTCTGACTGGAACTG TGGCCGCATCAAATATTGCACGGAACCCCCTGAGGACAAGTCTAATGTGGAAGGAAGCAGCATTGTGTCAGCCCTGGGTGCAGAGTTTGACTTGGACGCAATCGCTGAGGAGGAGGAGCGCGAGCTGAAGG GCCTCCCTGTAGTGCGACCAATGGATGTTGTTCCTTTGGAGTCCATGGGTACCGCAGACATGGCACCTGAAGAAGAAACCAGCACTTCCATGGACACTGGCCAG GAGTCGTCTGGGCCACAATGGACAGCGGAGGCACCGCGCAAGAAGGCCACGAGTGCCAAAGTGACAAGCAAAAGTGAAAGTGGGATCGAATCTGGGCTGCAACAAAACAAGGCTCGGCGGAAAGAGTTTAAGAAGATGCTCAAGAAGCGTAAACGATCTG
- the Ns1 gene encoding guanine nucleotide-binding protein-like 3 homolog isoform X2, which yields MREEQRRRQKEARQDQHAKHRDLGELQADAVKRQAQHAAVSGLLIDHLVQTGQDHLLKELSNRTGYQELRKVVEAADVVLQVLDARDPLGTRSPQLEQLVQSRGKRLVLLLNKIDLIPRENLTKWLRYLRRELPTIAFKASTQTQKKHLSQQRAAPDVETRACLGAQLLLKLLGNYCRNQGIQGCITVGVVGYPNVGKSSLVNSLKRTRACTVGAVPGVTKYMQRVQLDSHVWLLDSPGVVLASGDATEATVALRNAKSPQSLEDPVGPACSILRRASREQLMLQYRLPEYGSPEELLLMLAKRMGRLRKGALPDAAAAARKILSDWNCGRIKYCTEPPEDKSNVEGSSIVSALGAEFDLDAIAEEEERELKGLPVVRPMDVVPLESMGTADMAPEEETSTSMDTGQESSGPQWTAEAPRKKATSAKVTSKSESGIESGLQQNKARRKEFKKMLKKRKRSDKVASALSDSLESALAGLGGSE from the exons atgcGTGAGGAACAGCGGCGTCGCCAGAAAGAAGCTCGGCAGGATCAACATGCCAAACACCGTGACCTTGGCGAATTACAAGCCGACGCTGTTAAACGCCAAGCCCAGCACGCTGCTGTCAGT ggctTGCTGATTGACCATCTGGTGCAGACAGGCCAGGATCATTTGCTTAAGGAGCTGTCTAACCGAACAGGTTACCAAGAACTGCGGAAAGTTGTGGAGGCTGCCGATGTTGTGCTCCAG GTTCTTGATGCCAGGGATCCATTGGGCACACGCAGTCCGCAGTTAGAGCAGCTGGTGCAGTCGCGGGGTAAACGCCTTGTGCTGCTCCTCAACAAGATTG ACTTGATCCCACGGGAAAACTTGACAAAGTGGCTACGTTACCTGCGCCGAGAGCTTCCCACCATTGCCTTCAAGGCATCCACTCAGACCCAGAAGAAGCACCTG TCTCAGCAGAGGGCAGCTCCTGATGTGGAGACACGGGCCTGCCTGGGTGCCCAGCTATTGCTCAAGCTGCTTGGGAACTACTGCCGCAACCAGGGGATCCAGGGGTGCATTACAGTCGGTGTTGTAG GCTATCCAAATGTGGGCAAGAGCAGCCTTGTCAACAGCCTGAAGAGGACGCGAGCCTGCACAGTTGGAGCTGTACCAGGTGTCACCAA GTACATGCAGCGTGTCCAGCTGGACAGCCACGTGTGGCTTCTGGACAGCCCCGGTGTGGTTCTGGCTTCGGGTGATGCGACAGAAGCCACGGTGGCGCTGCGTAATGCCAAGAGCCCCCAGTCTCTGGAAGACCCCGTGGGGCCCGCCTGCTCCATCCTGCGACGGGCGTCACGTGAGCAGCTCATGCTCCAGTACAGGCTGCCTGAATATGGCTCGCCTGAAGAGCTGCTGCTCATGCTGGCCAAGCGCATGGGACGACTTCGCAAAGGCGCCCTGCCCGACGCAGCTGCGGCAGCCCGCAAGATCCTTTCTGACTGGAACTG TGGCCGCATCAAATATTGCACGGAACCCCCTGAGGACAAGTCTAATGTGGAAGGAAGCAGCATTGTGTCAGCCCTGGGTGCAGAGTTTGACTTGGACGCAATCGCTGAGGAGGAGGAGCGCGAGCTGAAGG GCCTCCCTGTAGTGCGACCAATGGATGTTGTTCCTTTGGAGTCCATGGGTACCGCAGACATGGCACCTGAAGAAGAAACCAGCACTTCCATGGACACTGGCCAG GAGTCGTCTGGGCCACAATGGACAGCGGAGGCACCGCGCAAGAAGGCCACGAGTGCCAAAGTGACAAGCAAAAGTGAAAGTGGGATCGAATCTGGGCTGCAACAAAACAAGGCTCGGCGGAAAGAGTTTAAGAAGATGCTCAAGAAGCGTAAACGATCTG